The DNA window TTAGATTTTGTAGTAAATTGTGCCGAACTACGAAAATTTGATAACATGACACAGTATTATCGTGAGCCAGACTGGCCAATTCTAAACTTTAGTTAATGGCTAAGGTTTAATAGCTAATGGTTAATGGCTAAAATAAACTATTAACTATTAGCTATCAACTATTGACCAAAATTTGAAGATTGTTGATACGCAAGGTAAATAGCTTCTAAAAATAGTTCAGGGCTAACACGTTCTGGTAATTTTTCTAAATTAATAATAGTTTGAACTTGCTTGGCTAGTCGCAGAGCTACTGACTCCCTTCCTTTTTGTGACATTCCTTTACGTCTGAGCAAATACTCACGAATTACGGCAAAATCATCAGGTAACATTGCTGATACATTTGCTGTTTCTAGCAATTCTTGACATATTAACTTTGCCTGTTCAGAAATAGTAAAATTTTTGGATATAGAAGGTGGTTGAGCTTGGATGACAATTGTACCAGCTACCCAATCGCCCACACGCTTTTCACGACGACCAAAAATAATAAAAAATGTACCCAAAAATAAGGTATCGTCTATAGGTCGCAGTAAAGCACGTAGGGCTGCTTGCTGCAATCCAATCGGACGTCCGTTGTCTTTAAGAACACGAATTTTGGCTATGCGTTTGCCGGGAGTTTGCCCTTGCCATATTGTCTCAAAAAAGACAAAATATCCTGTGTAAATAAAATAATTGATTAATAAAGCGATCGCATATAGCCAAATACCAACTTTTTCACTATTAAAAATATTTGTTAACCAATCTATTAGTTGTACTGAAATTAATAACCATGCACTGATGAAGGTAATAAAAATTAAAGCCAAAACATGATAATCAATTAGTAATGCCCAAGCACGACTGCCTATTCCTGCTAAAACAAATTCTAATTCTACACTTTCTGGAGTTTGGTATTTAATACGATTAAAAATATGCATAACAGTCAAATTATAATGATATTTAAATATCTTGTTCTCGTAACTTTAAACCTAAACCTTCTTTACGACTTCTAATATCATAGTAAACCACAGCTTTCAGAGCTTGCCAAAATGGTAAAATAACTGCTCCACTACCAAAGCTTAAAATTATGGTTAATACAAAAAAAATCAGACCAAAAATTATAGGTTCCTGTCTAATAAGAGGTGCAAAGATTCCCTGTAGAATAAAGCTAATAATTTGCGTAAATATCTGAATAGGTATTGTAATTAAAAATCCAATTAGTGAAATAGAAAGAATTCGCCATACATAACCTTGAGTTAACTCCCAGCTTCTAGATATTGTTGACGTGCTGTTAATATTATCTTCAATAGAAAGAGGAACTTCCACTAAATAAAACCGTGTCATTAACCATAAAATAGCTACAATTATCAAAAACATAAATACAATAGCTATTAAACCAAAGATGTTATATGCAGTTGGATTTGCTTGTTGACCTATCCCACCAACTAGTAATGCTGATAAAATACTAAAAACTAAAAATAAAATTACAATACCAATAACAATTCCCACACCTAAAAGTAACATTAACAGCATCGTAATTAGATACTGCCATAACTTAGAATTAACAAAACGCTGGCCAGAGGGAATACTTTCAGGTTGATTAACCAACTCGGCAAATGCTAAACGGGAAATTAGAGCTGTGAGGGCAAAAAACTTTGCCCAACCATAAATTGGAACAAAAAGCCACACATAAGCTTTGAGAGCAAGTAAGAAATATTTCTTTAGATGAGAACGATATAGTAAAAATCCTGTACTGACGACATTACCTATACTTAATGGTTGTAGAGGGCTATAAGAACCGTGATTAAAAGACATGATGTCTTATGCTCCTGTGAGATGCAGTAGTAAACTTGAGGCTATCTTAAGTTAACTTAAACTCAGTGTTCCCAAAATTTATGAATATTCAACGTTGGATTTCGCGACGAGAACCAAATTGGCAACGTCTGGAGGCTCTGTTAAGACAAGTAGAAACAAAAGGACTTAAATCTTTGCAAGCAGCCCAAATCAAAGAGTTAGCTAGTTTATATCGTTCGATATCGGCAGATTTGGCACGCGCTCGCACTCAACAAGTCAGTCATACATTGATACAAAATTTACAATCATCAACAACTCGTGCCTATACGCAAATATACCAAGGTTCACGCCGACAAGAATGGGATGCAGTATTGAATTTTTACCGTTGGGGATTACCAAATATAATCCAAAAAACATTCCCATATATTGCTTTTGCCACAGCTTTATTTGTGCTGGGGGCGCTGGTTGCTTGGTGGTATGCTTGGCAAGATCCCAGTTTTATGTCGCTGATTGTGCCTGAAAGTTTGATTATTAGAGTGCGCGATCGCGGTGAATTGTGGATGGGTTCAATTGTCGGTATCGAACCTCTGGCAACTAGCAACATTATGACGAATAACCTGTCGGTGTCTTTTGGTGCAGTGGCTGGCGGAATCACAGCTGGGCTGT is part of the Chlorogloeopsis sp. ULAP01 genome and encodes:
- a CDS encoding RDD family protein, which encodes MHIFNRIKYQTPESVELEFVLAGIGSRAWALLIDYHVLALIFITFISAWLLISVQLIDWLTNIFNSEKVGIWLYAIALLINYFIYTGYFVFFETIWQGQTPGKRIAKIRVLKDNGRPIGLQQAALRALLRPIDDTLFLGTFFIIFGRREKRVGDWVAGTIVIQAQPPSISKNFTISEQAKLICQELLETANVSAMLPDDFAVIREYLLRRKGMSQKGRESVALRLAKQVQTIINLEKLPERVSPELFLEAIYLAYQQSSNFGQ
- a CDS encoding stage II sporulation protein M translates to MNIQRWISRREPNWQRLEALLRQVETKGLKSLQAAQIKELASLYRSISADLARARTQQVSHTLIQNLQSSTTRAYTQIYQGSRRQEWDAVLNFYRWGLPNIIQKTFPYIAFATALFVLGALVAWWYAWQDPSFMSLIVPESLIIRVRDRGELWMGSIVGIEPLATSNIMTNNLSVSFGAVAGGITAGLYTAFLMVFNGLMIGAIGTLVGQNNLAYPFWGFVFPHGSLELPAIFFAGGAGFLLAKAILFPGKYRRADALKFYGSQAVQLVFAIVPMLIIAGIIEGFISPNPLVPTPFKYLFGMGLFVLLVAYCSRRKKG
- a CDS encoding DUF975 domain-containing protein, which codes for MSFNHGSYSPLQPLSIGNVVSTGFLLYRSHLKKYFLLALKAYVWLFVPIYGWAKFFALTALISRLAFAELVNQPESIPSGQRFVNSKLWQYLITMLLMLLLGVGIVIGIVILFLVFSILSALLVGGIGQQANPTAYNIFGLIAIVFMFLIIVAILWLMTRFYLVEVPLSIEDNINSTSTISRSWELTQGYVWRILSISLIGFLITIPIQIFTQIISFILQGIFAPLIRQEPIIFGLIFFVLTIILSFGSGAVILPFWQALKAVVYYDIRSRKEGLGLKLREQDI